The stretch of DNA ATTTAAGTGGCAGGCAGGTGGCTACATTTATCTGAATCCAAAATATGCAACACCGGTTCCATGTTCCAAGTCACTGCACCAAGTGACACAGTTGAGCAACGAGTGCCAGTTTGACAGACACATACACTGGGCGGGCACACACGAACAGATCGAGAATGTTACAAACAAGACTGACTCCGGCGACCCATCCGCCGTCTTGCATTACATGGCATACCTTTGCGTCCAGGTCCTGGCGGTGCTCTCGTACTTGTGCCGGTCCGTCTTGTACATGTGGGCGATCTCAGGGACCAGAGGGTCATCAGGGTTCGGGTCACACAGCAGGGAGCAGATGGACAGCAGCACCTGCATGTATGTAACCCGACAGAGTAGCAGCAGATGAGCTCAACTCCACTGTGAAGAAGAACCAAGCAATTGCAACCAACTTGCACCGGAGAGGGAGAGGAAACTAGCAAACCTTGGAAATGGTCAGAGCGGGGCTCCATTGGTCCTTGAGGATGTCCAGACAAATGCTCCCGTTGCTGTTGATGTTTGGATGGAACACCTTGGTGCGGAATGCCACCTGCATGTTGCATAAGGAAGAGGGTTCATACTTTGCATTTTTTGTAATGTAAAAGCTATGGATGGTATTCAGTATGGCAAGTGAACTTCCCGACTGAAACTTTTAAGCTTTTGCACAAGATAATCAGAAACCATAGAGCTTCGATAACTTTTCAGTTCAGTTAGTTGTTTTGCCTTACGAATAAGCGGATGAACACCTAAGTGATTAATGTGGCCACACAACCACTGCAAAGCAATTCTGTGGTTCTAAACAACATAGAAAAAAGTGTTTGTGTACACCGCAAATATTTCAAACTTCACGGACCATGCATTCACTTTTGCAGGACCATAGGTGTAATTTACCAACTCTATATAAGAATCTAACTGAAGCCCCATCTTACCCAAACACATACAACAAATCCACCTTACTTAGTAGTTGCCGCCCAAATCTACCATTCAGAACCAGTTCAAATGAAACGGCTCCTTCTAAGCCATCAAATGTCTTCAGCAAGTGTGCTTAGAGGCATGGAGCCCGACCGTTAATCTATTGCAGAGTACTTATAAACATGGATTTCTAAAGCTACCACACATTTGAAACCCATGTAAGGCTTTATAAAAGACCAGAAAAGAAAGCCAAAAAGATAAACCGAACCAATGAACTAAATAAAATTGTGTGTGTTACCAACACAAACAGAAATGAACCACATCTGTCAGAGTTCCGTTCTTAGATGTGAACTGTGAAATGACCTCAGACATATACGATTCAAAATTTTACAAAGTACATATGAAACAGAAGAAATGCAGAGAAACAACTGACAATTAGGCTAGTGCCAAGTACCTTTGGTGGTTTGAAAGGATAATCAGGAGGGAAGTGGATAGTAACTAGGAAAACTCCACCAGAATATGGGCTGTCAGATGGGCCCATTATTGTTGCCTGCCAATGGAACATATCTTCACCCACAGGACCTGTAAAATAGTATCATATCATCATCAACTAGCTATGTTCGCATTATAACCATCTTATCTAATAGACATGTCGACTAGCTATACTTGACACAGAAATGAACTTGCAAGAAGACTAGGGGTATCAAACAATGTCAAACAAAACAAATTGATGGGAAAAAATGACTAAACGTCAGTAACCATCCTTGTAGACAAAATTTACATCAGTGTTACTTGATTGGCCCAAGATAACTGGATTGCAAATTCGCGCACCATCCAAAAAGCATTGTGCGGTCAAGTGAGAAATATTAATTGACGATACATCCAAGACAATTCTACATACAGTTGTACCCTGAGATAATTCTGCGATATAAATTTTAGTTCCATATCAAATATAGTATAATTGCATAATAAAAACGGTATTATGCAGACATTTTTTTCTTGAATCCACAGAAACAAAAATATTTTTGAACTGCTAGCCCGTGTGGTTGCATGAGTTGGGAGTAGTTACACTAGTGTGCCGAGCTCATAAGATTGCATATTCAAGTACACATCGGCAAACAAAATGCAGAATAGTCACAAGCATGGCCAAACTTATGCTTAAATAAACCCAAATTGCGACATGGTCGTTAGTTGCTATTTGGTAATTAAATTAAATGCTGCTTGGACCTCAGTTGAGACAATAATACAATGCACGATCCTCAAGTTCAGGGACCATCAGATTGAAGTGAGATATCTGTTGTGCCAGTATAGAAACATAGGGGACAGTTTGCTACATTCTTTCCAATAAAAGTTATAACCATGTCATGCCAACCTAGTAGTGCGATGCGTAATACATGGGTGAGCTGTACCCTGCATGTTCACTCTGCATATATACAACTGATCTAGAACTAGAAGTAACAActtaatttattttattttcaataGTTTGGTGTCATCAATGTGAGAAGATGATGACGTTGCTGCAAAATAAGAAGGGAATGCACCTGGTCCCATTATCAGATCTAATACAGCCAGTGTTCTAGACACCAATATAACATTGCTTCACACGTTACCCAGAGAAACCAGCGTTGACATAGCTAGTTCTAGTGTAAGCATTTGTTGGGAAACATAAAAACAAAACACAAATCAATAGGTAGCTAGATCTCCCCAGAAATAAGTCAAGCTACCCTTATCTTTTCTTAATGAACACCTGTTTTAATTATCTGAATCTTACTGTTAAACGATGCATTAATTTGGAAATAACAGTTCTTTAATCAAAACCTTATAAGTTACAACTGAAGTGTATTCAGAGGCCCATCCTCACATATCAGATGTTTAATTACTTTGAACAATTTCGAAATGGCTGCCGCTTATGTTCAGGCCAGCTTGGAACTAAACCCCACCAAATATCCCAATATCCAGCCAGGGATTTTATTCTAATTGTATTGACAAGACTTACAGTATCCACCATGACGAGACTAATGTCGTTTGTCAGATCGCCTAAGGGTAAACACCGTATCTCCGTGAATCACTGTGATATTAATCACTGATTGCGTGATTGCATCAGTTACCGTTGAACAAACTGTGTCATGTTACCCTGAACCACGAGCTGTGGACACAACAGAACGAGCAAGACATTGAATTTTGCGCTGCGTAATATTGCAGCTTTTCTGCTCTTTCTTCCTGCTTTTATTTCTTCAGAAAAGGGAAACAAGTCGTAGCTCATGCTCCACTACCAAACATGTAATCACATGTCCCGAGCTAGTGCTATGCATGCTACAAAGTCGTCGAGGAGTGTACAGACCGCATCCTCTGGGCAAAAGCTAACTAAACTGCTGAAAAAATTCTAACAAAAAAAAGACCGACGGTAAAGGGCTGCTGCCATATGCAACGGTTTTTGGGTTGGGCCAAAAATGCTGCCATGACAAGTCGTAGCTCATGCTCCACTACCAAACATGTAATCACATGTCCCGAGCTAGTGCTATGCATGCTACAAAGTCGTCGAGGAGTGTACAGACCGCATCCTCTGGGCAAAAGCTAACTAAACTGCTGAAAAAATTCTAACAAAAAAAAGACCGACGGTAAAGGGCTGCTGCCATATGCAACGGTTTTTGGGTTGGGCCAAAAATGCTGCCATGACAAGTCGTAGCTCATGCTCCACTACCAAACATGTAATCACATGTCCCGAGCTAGTGCTATGCATGCTACAAAGTCGTCGAGGAGTGTACAGACCGCATCCTCTGGGCAAAAGCTAACTAAACTGCTGAAAAAATTCTAACAAAAAAAAGACCGACGGTAAAGGGCTGCTGCCATATGCAACGGTTTTTGGGTTGGGCCAAAAATGCTGCCATGACAAGTCGTAGCTCATGCTCCACTACCAAACATGTAATCACATGTCCCGAGCTAGTGCTATGCATGCTACAAAGTCGTCGAGGAGTGTACAGACCGCATCCTCTGGGCAAAAGCTAACTAAACTGCTGAAAAAATTCTAACAAAAAAAAGACCGACGGTAAAGGGCTGCTGCCATATGCAACGGTTTTTGGGTTGGGCCAAAAATGCTGCCATGACAAGTCGTAGCTCATGCTCCACTACCAAACATGTAATCACATGTCCCGAGCTAGTGCTATGCATGCTACAAAGTCGTCGAGGAGTGTACAGACCGCATCCTCTGGGCAAAAGCTAACTAAACTGCTGAAAAAATTCTAACAAAAAAAAGACCGACAGTAAAGGGCTGCTGCCATATGCAACGGTTTTTGGGTTGGGCCAAAAATGCTGCCATGGCAGACTTATTTGCCTGCGACGCGAGCGGCAGGGTTTAACAGGCCACAATCTCCCTCTTCAACCCTGTCATGAGAGGATGGCGATGTCGACGATGCCGATCAAGGCTCGAAGCTCCGGAATCATACACGCCCAAGGGACTTCATCAGGATATCAGCCTTCTGCTTGTTCATGCCGATGAACTCCGCGGTCCCATTACTGTTCTCAATTAAGTCATAGCGGAGATCGATATGCTTGTTGCGATCATGGAGAACTGGGTTCTTGTAGATTGAGATTGCACACTTGCTATCAATGGGGCAACCTCCTGGTTCAGAATTTCTTCGAGGGGTGAGAGCCAGATTCCCTGGCATGCCGCGGTGGCGCGGGGATCATCGGCCCCTCTTGCATTGAGTCGACGCAGGCCATCATCAGCCTGGTCCCTTGTCCTCCTCGGGCTAGACAAggttccccgccgccgccgccgccgccgcttcaTCGCACTGCTTCTTGCGAGAAGGAATCTTCGGACGTGCGCCGATGATGACGAGTCCAACCCAAGGTCGGTCTCAAGATTTTCATCCCTAAAGCCAAGCTTCCATCCACCACCTTCAGCAAGGGCACGATGCTGGCGTGCGTCGACATAACCTGATCGGAGATCTAGTGTTTCCACTGGAGTGCACATGCTCGTCATTGAGGTCAcctctaccatcaacacttgttCGGCTACCGACGCCTAGCCAGCCGAGTACCGCAGGAAAAGGAACCGGAAGTCAAGAAGTCCCATACAGCCTCGCCTTCGGTCACTGACACGCCACCTTCGATCCAACAACAACATGCATAACATGACACCTCCACCAGAGCCACCATGCAGCACCTGCCGTCAGGCATGATTTGACGTCTCCGCATGAGACATCGTGCGTAGCACCCGCCGGTGGCTTCACCTGCCGGCGACAGGCATGCTCTGACGCCTCTAGAAGAGACACATGTCACTCACTGAGCCGCATCGAACCTGATCTGTTGCCGTCATCCTCAAGGAGGCCGTCACCACTGCAAGACCCAACCACTCCATCATCCACTTAACCACGGAGGCGCTACCATCGAAGAAGCCGGGCCGCCGTCCCATCGCCCAACTCTTGCGGCGCCATCAGGTGATGCCACATCGAGCAAGAACACAGCCAGAACACCACCGCCAAACCAGATGCAGGCTACTGTGCTGCCATGCAACAACAGCGGCCGACAACCACCACACAGGGGCGacaagaggagagagagggcttTTTGGCCCGATTCTCCAGAAACCTTATTTGGGGGGAGAATTTCACTTCCCGGCCTCTGCACCAACTAGGGATGCACACACCCTTTTTATTATGAGTACCAAGATTTTTATCTTGAAGTGTAGTCTCACCACATATCAAGCATGGTCCTCCAATATATTATTTGTGAGTACCAAGATTTTAGCTTGATGAGTGACCACACATCAAGCTTGGTCCTCAATAAACGGGGGAAACCCTTGTGCATCACCTGACAATTCTAAGAATTGAACCCGGCTGGTTAGACTGCACAACCGCATACCTAACAATCGAGCTAAGGCTCTCATTGCAGGCAGCCTTCTTTGCTTGTGACGCGGGTTTAACAAGGCCACATGTCAGTACATAGCACCGTTGATCCAAGTCCAGATTCATgctccccgcaaaaaaaaagaaaaagaaagtcCCAAGTTCACGGGTAGTTTTCACCAAGAACTCCAAGCACACATCGCACCTTCTCCCCTTCCCCTTTTGGGGCAAGCAGAGCATAAAGCGTCACTCCAAATAGCTGTCAAGCAAAGCATTCTTTCGCGGCCGGTACAGTCACGGAAGACGCGAGCGTGTGCACAGCAAGTCATTCCGAAGCATAGCATACGCACAAAAATCTGACTCTTCACACAAGAGCATGTCCTAGAAGTGCAAAATCCAGACCAAAAGAAGCAAGAAAGGAGCAAGACCTGCGCTGCATGAGGTAGGGGGGTCCTTCTGCAGATCCTTGAGCTCCTTCTGTATCCTCTTGGACGCCATCGCGCCCTTGCTCGCCGCCCTGTTTTTCCCCCCAAGAACCAGAGCAGAGAAACCATCAAATCTGCTGCCATAAACAGGTTAGTACACATCACAAAGAGGAACTGGAACGGAACAAACCTCTGGCTCGATCTCCTCTCTGCCTCCTGCTTCCGTTTCTCCGCCCCCCTCCTCGCAAGAACCAATAATGGGACGGAACTGGGGAAAGGGGCCAGGAGCAGCAGGGCTATATATGTAAATGGGCCTCCCGTTCCTTTGCTCGCTGTCTGTCTGTCTTGATGCAGGTTTGCGTGCTGGTTTTATTTATTCGTTTCCGTCGAATCGTCCTTCAATGCGGTTGGGACCTGCTTGCTTACTTTTTAGTGGTGCGGTGCCATGGCTGATCGGCAAAGGCGGGTGGCATCAGATCAAATGCCCCATCCATCCGCTGCACTTGCACCGACCCCCTTTCGTATTAGTGGCTGCTGATGAACAGGGTTATATGTTCTCCCTTCTTTTCTTCTCTCAATCAACGCCAATAAATTGATGGATGGAGAGAACTGACGTGGAGTGAGACCGACGGAAAGGCAGCCGCGTCTCCTCCTGATATTATAATAATCGTGAATGAAAAATAAAGAATCTGCAGATTCTGGTGGGAGGCCCTGCCGACTGATTGATTCCTCgtggcctgcatgtcagtgacgGGGCAAGAGAATCCAATTCATGCAGCCCAAGTGGACATGAGTGGAACCCGGCTTTTTGTTTGGGTGGCTGATTGCCTGACAACCGATAGTGATGTTAACACAAGaaagctactccctccctcgGTCCATAATACTATAAGAGCCGTTCTAGtatcaaaaacgctcttatattatgggatggagcgTGCGTCACAAGAATCTGCGGGAATTGAACTGCAATGTGTGAGAAACTGACACTAGTTTCTAGAATACATTCCTTTCTTCCAGCTGAAGCGTGCTATCTTGATAAGCTTAccctattttattttattttacttGTTCAAATTCCTTCCGTTCTAACAAGCCATATATCAATCAACGATTGGTTCTGAATATATGCTGAGACACTAGTTGAGCCTTATGAGACACACAACATGCAGTTTTATAGGTATATATGCTGAAGATGAAAAGGCTAAATACAACAGTTCGGGAAATGTGAATAGAGCAAATAAATATCAAGGTTTGAATGATGCCGATAAACACGCCGGAAGGATGTGATCAGTGTACGGGTAAGAAGGGATGTATCATGTTCAAGGAC from Triticum urartu cultivar G1812 chromosome 3, Tu2.1, whole genome shotgun sequence encodes:
- the LOC125544263 gene encoding ubiquitin-conjugating enzyme E2 5A, with product MASKRIQKELKDLQKDPPTSCSAGPVGEDMFHWQATIMGPSDSPYSGGVFLVTIHFPPDYPFKPPKVAFRTKVFHPNINSNGSICLDILKDQWSPALTISKVLLSICSLLCDPNPDDPLVPEIAHMYKTDRHKYESTARTWTQRYAM